One stretch of Maniola hyperantus unplaced genomic scaffold, iAphHyp1.2, whole genome shotgun sequence DNA includes these proteins:
- the LOC138404646 gene encoding major facilitator superfamily domain-containing protein 8-like isoform X2: MEWLRALAGRREADGGAGDGGALETAQERRERWRSVYVIYFTMFQMSLGFSIVLTGVWPYLDKESSAAASVAARPQQKESRPSPRGRHGRRSRRHERCHIYLSTYV; the protein is encoded by the exons ATGGAGTGGCTGAGGGCGCTGGCGGGGCGGCGCGAGGCGGACGGCGGCGCGGGCGACGGCGGCGCGCTGGAGACGGCGCAGGAGCGGCGCGAGCGCTGGCGCAGCGTGTACGTCATCTACTTCACCATGTTCCAGATGTCGCTGGGGTTCAGCATCGTGCTGACGGGCGTGTGGCCCTATCTGGACAAG GAATCTAGCGCAGCGGCCAGCGTGGCGGCGCGACCACAACAAAAAGAGTCAAGGCCGAGTCCGCGGGGTCGCCACGGCCGCCGGTCGCGTCGCCACGAGCGTTGCCAcatctacctatctacttatgtctaa
- the LOC138404646 gene encoding major facilitator superfamily domain-containing protein 8-like isoform X1 — protein sequence MEWLRALAGRREADGGAGDGGALETAQERRERWRSVYVIYFTMFQMSLGFSIVLTGVWPYLDKQESSAAASVAARPQQKESRPSPRGRHGRRSRRHERCHIYLSTYV from the exons ATGGAGTGGCTGAGGGCGCTGGCGGGGCGGCGCGAGGCGGACGGCGGCGCGGGCGACGGCGGCGCGCTGGAGACGGCGCAGGAGCGGCGCGAGCGCTGGCGCAGCGTGTACGTCATCTACTTCACCATGTTCCAGATGTCGCTGGGGTTCAGCATCGTGCTGACGGGCGTGTGGCCCTATCTGGACAAG CAGGAATCTAGCGCAGCGGCCAGCGTGGCGGCGCGACCACAACAAAAAGAGTCAAGGCCGAGTCCGCGGGGTCGCCACGGCCGCCGGTCGCGTCGCCACGAGCGTTGCCAcatctacctatctacttatgtctaa
- the LOC117996016 gene encoding uncharacterized protein, whose product MLASRNVISRLMQTTVRRYHAGEGFKTPSMDELPVPQGSWQARYDANQRRYNAILLFGISFMAGSIAIAKGSGLLYLNYAPPKSVD is encoded by the exons atgcTTGCTTCACGAAATGTTATTTCCCGCTTAATGCAAACCACAG TGCGGCGCTACCACGCGGGCGAGGGCTTCAAGACGCCCAGCATGGACGAGCTGCCCGTGCCACAGGGCTCGTGGCAGGCGCGATACGACGCCAACCAGCGCCGCTACAACGCCATCCTGCTCTTCGGCATCAGCTTCATGGCGGGATCTATCGCTATC GCCAAGGGCTCCGGCTTGCTGTACCTTAACTACGCGCCGCCCAAGTCCGTCGACTAA